TGATGTTTGCACGAGCATCAGTTGCCTCGGGTATTGGCGCCGTGGCGGCATGCATGAGCGGGTACTCCAGACCGAAATTTTCGGCAGGAGGTTATACTGGAAAAAAATTACCATCTTCGGTATTTAAGCAATAATCAATGCGAAAAAAATTCAACAATGGGTGAGGCGTGCTGAGCGAGCAACGTTTTAAGGGTTTGGTCGTGTTTGTGTGTGTCGCCGAGGCGGGCAGCTTCACGGCAGCGGCCGAGCGCCTGAGCCTGACCACGTCCGCCGTCAGCAAAAGCATCGCGCGCCTGGAAGAACGGCTGGGCATCAAACTGTTCGAACGCACTACCCGGCGCCTGGCCCTGTCAGACCCGGGGCAGAACTACTACCAGACCTGCAAGCGCATGCTGGCTGCGCTTGATGAGGCCGAACTGGACATGCACGCCGACCAGACCGAGCCCCGTGGCAGGGTGCGCATCGACCTGCCTGCGTCATACGGCAAACTGCGGGTCATGCCAGTGCTCATCGACTTTATCGCCGAGCATGAATTGCTCATGCCGCACATTACGCTCACCGATCGCTTTGTTGACCAGGTGGAAGAGGGCATAGACGTTCTGGTTCGCATTGGCGGCCCTGAAACCTGGCCGGCCGGGGTTGAGCGGCGCCTGATCGGTGTTCAGCGCCAGATCTTTTGCGCGGCCCCCGATTACCTGCAGCGCAAGGGCGAGCCAACCACCGAGCGAGACTTGCATGAGCATGGCTGCGTGCTCTATGGACGCAATGACGGCGGGGTGTATCCACTTCACTTCCCGGGTCCGCAGGCTGGCGATGGCGAACAGCGAATCATCCCGGGGCGCATCGCCATCGGCGACGCCCAAGGCCAGTTGGCGATGGTGCTGGCCGGGTTGGGGATTGCCCAACTGCCCACCTGGCTGGTGCAAGCGCACTTGGATGAAGGTACGTTGGTTCACATCCTGCCTGAACTGACCACCAGCGGTTTACCTATCAATATCGCCTGGCTCAAGAGCCGGCAGTCACTGCCCAAGGTGCGCGCGTTGGTGGATACCCTGTACAACGCACTGTCCAATTGACTGCGCGTTCAGACGCCAGGCTTGCCGAGGTGCTCCATGAACTGCAGGCAGCGCTGCAGCAGCGGGCTGACATCACCCTTGCGCCGGCTCAGGATGATCGGGCTGACTGCGTCGGCGTCCGCCAGGGTTGCGTAGGTGATGTCCGGGCGGTGCTGCAGGCGCACCGCCGCGGGTGCCATCGTTACGCCCAGGCCAGCGGCCACCAGGCCCAGCGCAGTCTGCAGTTCGTTGCTCCACTGGCACACCGTGATACTCAGGCCGTGGTGTGCGAATAGCGCAAGGATGTGGTCGGCATAGCTGGGGCGCGGGGTGGCGGGGTACAGCACGAAGGGCTCGCTGGCCAATTGTTCCAGGGTCAGCACGCTGCCCGACAGCGGGTGCCCGGCAGGCAATACGGCCACCAGCGGTGTTTCGCACAGCACTTGCTGGACAATCGCCGGGTCGTCGATGCGAATGCGCCCGAAACCGATGTCGATGTGGCCGCTTTTCAGCGCGTCCACCTGTTGCACCGTGGTCATCTCTTTAAGCCCAAGCTGCAGTTCCCCGTCACGGCGCAGTTCGCGAATCAGCTCTGGCAACTGGTCATACAGGGTTGATGGCGCAAAACCGATGCCCAGCCACTGTTGCTGGCCCTGGCCGATGCGCCGGGTGTTGGCCTCGATGTGTTCCAGTTGGCGCAATACCGTGCAGGTCTGCTCGTAAAAAAAACGCCCGGCCTCGGTCAGGCGCAGGGGGCGTTCACGTTCCACCAGCAGGGTGCCAAGTTGTTCCTCAAGCTGGCTGATCTGCCGGCTCAAGGGCGGCTGGGCGATGTGCAGCAGTTCGGCGGCGCGGGTGAAATTCAACGTTTCGGCCAGCACCTTGAAGTAGCGCAAGTGGCGAAGTTCCATCATACCCCCAGGGTATCGTGGCAGATGA
The genomic region above belongs to Pseudomonas sp. PSKL.D1 and contains:
- a CDS encoding LysR family transcriptional regulator produces the protein MLSEQRFKGLVVFVCVAEAGSFTAAAERLSLTTSAVSKSIARLEERLGIKLFERTTRRLALSDPGQNYYQTCKRMLAALDEAELDMHADQTEPRGRVRIDLPASYGKLRVMPVLIDFIAEHELLMPHITLTDRFVDQVEEGIDVLVRIGGPETWPAGVERRLIGVQRQIFCAAPDYLQRKGEPTTERDLHEHGCVLYGRNDGGVYPLHFPGPQAGDGEQRIIPGRIAIGDAQGQLAMVLAGLGIAQLPTWLVQAHLDEGTLVHILPELTTSGLPINIAWLKSRQSLPKVRALVDTLYNALSN
- a CDS encoding LysR family transcriptional regulator; this encodes MELRHLRYFKVLAETLNFTRAAELLHIAQPPLSRQISQLEEQLGTLLVERERPLRLTEAGRFFYEQTCTVLRQLEHIEANTRRIGQGQQQWLGIGFAPSTLYDQLPELIRELRRDGELQLGLKEMTTVQQVDALKSGHIDIGFGRIRIDDPAIVQQVLCETPLVAVLPAGHPLSGSVLTLEQLASEPFVLYPATPRPSYADHILALFAHHGLSITVCQWSNELQTALGLVAAGLGVTMAPAAVRLQHRPDITYATLADADAVSPIILSRRKGDVSPLLQRCLQFMEHLGKPGV